Proteins encoded in a region of the Ferrimicrobium sp. genome:
- a CDS encoding helix-turn-helix domain-containing protein, whose product MAKQISKATQVAKDSQGAKKRTGRKPTYVVTLSDEDKEFLTSVIAKRSAPAVQVTRAKIALLANEHVRLRDIADELDISNFTVSKWVRRFALYGVKS is encoded by the coding sequence ATGGCTAAGCAGATATCCAAAGCAACCCAAGTGGCAAAAGATTCACAAGGGGCCAAGAAGCGCACCGGCCGTAAACCCACCTACGTCGTCACGTTGAGCGATGAGGATAAAGAGTTCCTCACTTCGGTCATCGCCAAACGTAGCGCTCCTGCTGTTCAAGTCACCAGAGCAAAGATAGCCCTGTTGGCCAATGAACACGTCAGGCTAAGAGATATCGCTGATGAGCTGGATATTTCTAACTTCACGGTCTCAAAGTGGGTAAGGAGATTCGCCCTCTATGGCGTGAAGTCG